A section of the Gallus gallus isolate bGalGal1 chromosome 4, bGalGal1.mat.broiler.GRCg7b, whole genome shotgun sequence genome encodes:
- the ZC4H2 gene encoding zinc finger C4H2 domain-containing protein isoform X1, which produces MEGVEPGSTPSRPHLRAGIRDEVFSLEIPVYLRPFKGVFFRSVFQLQVAIRISHLIPFPDNPPGCLLYLICDWQKKKKKKKNRMQDVCRKIYRNKTLQMEKIKARLKAEFEALESEERHLKEYKQEMDLLLQEKMAHVEELRLIHADINVMENTIKQSENDLNKLLESTRRLHEEYKPLKEHVDALRMTLGLQRLPDLCEEEEKLSLESSYFEKQKAEWQTEPQEPPIPESLAAAAAAAQQLQVARKQDTRQTATFRQQPPPMKACLSCHQQIHRNAPICPLCKAKSRSRNPKKPKRKQDE; this is translated from the exons atggaaggggtggagccaggatccaccccttccagacctcatttaagggctggcatCAGAGATGAGGTTTtctctctggagatccctgtgtacctgaggcctttcAAAG GTGTTTTTTTCAGATCCGTTTTCCAGCTCCAAGTGGCCATACGAATCTCACACCTCATCCCTTTTCCAGACAACCCTCCTGGCTGCCTGCTCTATCTTATTTGCG attggcaaaaaaaaaaaaaaaaaaaaaaaaacagaatgcaggATGTGTGCAGAAAAATTTACAG GAATAAGACTttgcagatggaaaaaataaaggcacGACTAAAAGCAGAGTTTGAAGCCCTGGAGTCCGAGGAGAGGCACCTGAAAGAATACAAACAAGAAATGGACCTGCTGCTACAAGAGAAGATGGCACATGTGGAGGAGCTGCGACTGATCCATGCTGATATTAATGTG aTGGAGAATACTATCAAGCAATCTGAGAATGATCTCAATAAACTCTTGGAATCTACTCGTCGTCTACATGAGGAGTACAAACCCTTAAAAGAGCATGTAGATGCTCTGCGAATGACATTGGGCTTGCAGAGGCTGCCAGATTTGtgtgaggaagaagagaaactgtCCCTTGA gtctAGCtactttgaaaagcagaaagcagaatggCAGACAGAACCACAGGAGCCTCCCATCCCAGagtctctggctgcagctgcagcagctgcccaaCAGCTGCAAGTGGCTAGGAAGCAAGATACCAGACAGACAGCAACGTTCAGACAACAGCCACCTCCAATGAAG GCCTGTTTATCCTGTCACCAACAAATTCATCGGAATGCACCAATATGTCCActctgcaaagcaaaaagcCGATCTCGGAATCCCAAAAAGCCCAAAAGGAAACAGGACGAATGA
- the ZC4H2 gene encoding zinc finger C4H2 domain-containing protein isoform X7, which translates to MEKIKARLKAEFEALESEERHLKEYKQEMDLLLQEKMAHVEELRLIHADINVMENTIKQSENDLNKLLESTRRLHEEYKPLKEHVDALRMTLGLQRLPDLCEEEEKLSLESSYFEKQKAEWQTEPQEPPIPESLAAAAAAAQQLQVARKQDTRQTATFRQQPPPMKACLSCHQQIHRNAPICPLCKAKSRSRNPKKPKRKQDE; encoded by the exons atggaaaaaataaaggcacGACTAAAAGCAGAGTTTGAAGCCCTGGAGTCCGAGGAGAGGCACCTGAAAGAATACAAACAAGAAATGGACCTGCTGCTACAAGAGAAGATGGCACATGTGGAGGAGCTGCGACTGATCCATGCTGATATTAATGTG aTGGAGAATACTATCAAGCAATCTGAGAATGATCTCAATAAACTCTTGGAATCTACTCGTCGTCTACATGAGGAGTACAAACCCTTAAAAGAGCATGTAGATGCTCTGCGAATGACATTGGGCTTGCAGAGGCTGCCAGATTTGtgtgaggaagaagagaaactgtCCCTTGA gtctAGCtactttgaaaagcagaaagcagaatggCAGACAGAACCACAGGAGCCTCCCATCCCAGagtctctggctgcagctgcagcagctgcccaaCAGCTGCAAGTGGCTAGGAAGCAAGATACCAGACAGACAGCAACGTTCAGACAACAGCCACCTCCAATGAAG GCCTGTTTATCCTGTCACCAACAAATTCATCGGAATGCACCAATATGTCCActctgcaaagcaaaaagcCGATCTCGGAATCCCAAAAAGCCCAAAAGGAAACAGGACGAATGA
- the ZC4H2 gene encoding zinc finger C4H2 domain-containing protein isoform X6 produces MQDVCRKIYRNKTLQMEKIKARLKAEFEALESEERHLKEYKQEMDLLLQEKMAHVEELRLIHADINVMENTIKQSENDLNKLLESTRRLHEEYKPLKEHVDALRMTLGLQRLPDLCEEEEKLSLDYFEKQKAEWQTEPQEPPIPESLAAAAAAAQQLQVARKQDTRQTATFRQQPPPMKACLSCHQQIHRNAPICPLCKAKSRSRNPKKPKRKQDE; encoded by the exons atgcaggATGTGTGCAGAAAAATTTACAG GAATAAGACTttgcagatggaaaaaataaaggcacGACTAAAAGCAGAGTTTGAAGCCCTGGAGTCCGAGGAGAGGCACCTGAAAGAATACAAACAAGAAATGGACCTGCTGCTACAAGAGAAGATGGCACATGTGGAGGAGCTGCGACTGATCCATGCTGATATTAATGTG aTGGAGAATACTATCAAGCAATCTGAGAATGATCTCAATAAACTCTTGGAATCTACTCGTCGTCTACATGAGGAGTACAAACCCTTAAAAGAGCATGTAGATGCTCTGCGAATGACATTGGGCTTGCAGAGGCTGCCAGATTTGtgtgaggaagaagagaaactgtCCCTTGA CtactttgaaaagcagaaagcagaatggCAGACAGAACCACAGGAGCCTCCCATCCCAGagtctctggctgcagctgcagcagctgcccaaCAGCTGCAAGTGGCTAGGAAGCAAGATACCAGACAGACAGCAACGTTCAGACAACAGCCACCTCCAATGAAG GCCTGTTTATCCTGTCACCAACAAATTCATCGGAATGCACCAATATGTCCActctgcaaagcaaaaagcCGATCTCGGAATCCCAAAAAGCCCAAAAGGAAACAGGACGAATGA
- the ZC4H2 gene encoding zinc finger C4H2 domain-containing protein isoform X4 → MADEQEIMCKLESIKEIRNKTLQMEKIKARLKAEFEALESEERHLKEYKQEMDLLLQEKMAHVEELRLIHADINVMENTIKQSENDLNKLLESTRRLHEEYKPLKEHVDALRMTLGLQRLPDLCEEEEKLSLDYFEKQKAEWQTEPQEPPIPESLAAAAAAAQQLQVARKQDTRQTATFRQQPPPMKACLSCHQQIHRNAPICPLCKAKSRSRNPKKPKRKQDE, encoded by the exons ATGGCAGATGAGCAAGAGATCATGTGCAAACTCGAGAGCATCAAGGAGATCAG GAATAAGACTttgcagatggaaaaaataaaggcacGACTAAAAGCAGAGTTTGAAGCCCTGGAGTCCGAGGAGAGGCACCTGAAAGAATACAAACAAGAAATGGACCTGCTGCTACAAGAGAAGATGGCACATGTGGAGGAGCTGCGACTGATCCATGCTGATATTAATGTG aTGGAGAATACTATCAAGCAATCTGAGAATGATCTCAATAAACTCTTGGAATCTACTCGTCGTCTACATGAGGAGTACAAACCCTTAAAAGAGCATGTAGATGCTCTGCGAATGACATTGGGCTTGCAGAGGCTGCCAGATTTGtgtgaggaagaagagaaactgtCCCTTGA CtactttgaaaagcagaaagcagaatggCAGACAGAACCACAGGAGCCTCCCATCCCAGagtctctggctgcagctgcagcagctgcccaaCAGCTGCAAGTGGCTAGGAAGCAAGATACCAGACAGACAGCAACGTTCAGACAACAGCCACCTCCAATGAAG GCCTGTTTATCCTGTCACCAACAAATTCATCGGAATGCACCAATATGTCCActctgcaaagcaaaaagcCGATCTCGGAATCCCAAAAAGCCCAAAAGGAAACAGGACGAATGA
- the ZC4H2 gene encoding zinc finger C4H2 domain-containing protein isoform X5, translated as MQDVCRKIYRNKTLQMEKIKARLKAEFEALESEERHLKEYKQEMDLLLQEKMAHVEELRLIHADINVMENTIKQSENDLNKLLESTRRLHEEYKPLKEHVDALRMTLGLQRLPDLCEEEEKLSLESSYFEKQKAEWQTEPQEPPIPESLAAAAAAAQQLQVARKQDTRQTATFRQQPPPMKACLSCHQQIHRNAPICPLCKAKSRSRNPKKPKRKQDE; from the exons atgcaggATGTGTGCAGAAAAATTTACAG GAATAAGACTttgcagatggaaaaaataaaggcacGACTAAAAGCAGAGTTTGAAGCCCTGGAGTCCGAGGAGAGGCACCTGAAAGAATACAAACAAGAAATGGACCTGCTGCTACAAGAGAAGATGGCACATGTGGAGGAGCTGCGACTGATCCATGCTGATATTAATGTG aTGGAGAATACTATCAAGCAATCTGAGAATGATCTCAATAAACTCTTGGAATCTACTCGTCGTCTACATGAGGAGTACAAACCCTTAAAAGAGCATGTAGATGCTCTGCGAATGACATTGGGCTTGCAGAGGCTGCCAGATTTGtgtgaggaagaagagaaactgtCCCTTGA gtctAGCtactttgaaaagcagaaagcagaatggCAGACAGAACCACAGGAGCCTCCCATCCCAGagtctctggctgcagctgcagcagctgcccaaCAGCTGCAAGTGGCTAGGAAGCAAGATACCAGACAGACAGCAACGTTCAGACAACAGCCACCTCCAATGAAG GCCTGTTTATCCTGTCACCAACAAATTCATCGGAATGCACCAATATGTCCActctgcaaagcaaaaagcCGATCTCGGAATCCCAAAAAGCCCAAAAGGAAACAGGACGAATGA
- the ZC4H2 gene encoding zinc finger C4H2 domain-containing protein isoform X3 gives MADEQEIMCKLESIKEIRNKTLQMEKIKARLKAEFEALESEERHLKEYKQEMDLLLQEKMAHVEELRLIHADINVMENTIKQSENDLNKLLESTRRLHEEYKPLKEHVDALRMTLGLQRLPDLCEEEEKLSLESSYFEKQKAEWQTEPQEPPIPESLAAAAAAAQQLQVARKQDTRQTATFRQQPPPMKACLSCHQQIHRNAPICPLCKAKSRSRNPKKPKRKQDE, from the exons ATGGCAGATGAGCAAGAGATCATGTGCAAACTCGAGAGCATCAAGGAGATCAG GAATAAGACTttgcagatggaaaaaataaaggcacGACTAAAAGCAGAGTTTGAAGCCCTGGAGTCCGAGGAGAGGCACCTGAAAGAATACAAACAAGAAATGGACCTGCTGCTACAAGAGAAGATGGCACATGTGGAGGAGCTGCGACTGATCCATGCTGATATTAATGTG aTGGAGAATACTATCAAGCAATCTGAGAATGATCTCAATAAACTCTTGGAATCTACTCGTCGTCTACATGAGGAGTACAAACCCTTAAAAGAGCATGTAGATGCTCTGCGAATGACATTGGGCTTGCAGAGGCTGCCAGATTTGtgtgaggaagaagagaaactgtCCCTTGA gtctAGCtactttgaaaagcagaaagcagaatggCAGACAGAACCACAGGAGCCTCCCATCCCAGagtctctggctgcagctgcagcagctgcccaaCAGCTGCAAGTGGCTAGGAAGCAAGATACCAGACAGACAGCAACGTTCAGACAACAGCCACCTCCAATGAAG GCCTGTTTATCCTGTCACCAACAAATTCATCGGAATGCACCAATATGTCCActctgcaaagcaaaaagcCGATCTCGGAATCCCAAAAAGCCCAAAAGGAAACAGGACGAATGA
- the ZC4H2 gene encoding zinc finger C4H2 domain-containing protein isoform X2 translates to MEGVEPGSTPSRPHLRAGIRDEVFSLEIPVYLRPFKGVFFRSVFQLQVAIRISHLIPFPDNPPGCLLYLICDWQKKKKKKKNRMQDVCRKIYRNKTLQMEKIKARLKAEFEALESEERHLKEYKQEMDLLLQEKMAHVEELRLIHADINVMENTIKQSENDLNKLLESTRRLHEEYKPLKEHVDALRMTLGLQRLPDLCEEEEKLSLDYFEKQKAEWQTEPQEPPIPESLAAAAAAAQQLQVARKQDTRQTATFRQQPPPMKACLSCHQQIHRNAPICPLCKAKSRSRNPKKPKRKQDE, encoded by the exons atggaaggggtggagccaggatccaccccttccagacctcatttaagggctggcatCAGAGATGAGGTTTtctctctggagatccctgtgtacctgaggcctttcAAAG GTGTTTTTTTCAGATCCGTTTTCCAGCTCCAAGTGGCCATACGAATCTCACACCTCATCCCTTTTCCAGACAACCCTCCTGGCTGCCTGCTCTATCTTATTTGCG attggcaaaaaaaaaaaaaaaaaaaaaaaaacagaatgcaggATGTGTGCAGAAAAATTTACAG GAATAAGACTttgcagatggaaaaaataaaggcacGACTAAAAGCAGAGTTTGAAGCCCTGGAGTCCGAGGAGAGGCACCTGAAAGAATACAAACAAGAAATGGACCTGCTGCTACAAGAGAAGATGGCACATGTGGAGGAGCTGCGACTGATCCATGCTGATATTAATGTG aTGGAGAATACTATCAAGCAATCTGAGAATGATCTCAATAAACTCTTGGAATCTACTCGTCGTCTACATGAGGAGTACAAACCCTTAAAAGAGCATGTAGATGCTCTGCGAATGACATTGGGCTTGCAGAGGCTGCCAGATTTGtgtgaggaagaagagaaactgtCCCTTGA CtactttgaaaagcagaaagcagaatggCAGACAGAACCACAGGAGCCTCCCATCCCAGagtctctggctgcagctgcagcagctgcccaaCAGCTGCAAGTGGCTAGGAAGCAAGATACCAGACAGACAGCAACGTTCAGACAACAGCCACCTCCAATGAAG GCCTGTTTATCCTGTCACCAACAAATTCATCGGAATGCACCAATATGTCCActctgcaaagcaaaaagcCGATCTCGGAATCCCAAAAAGCCCAAAAGGAAACAGGACGAATGA
- the LOC121110573 gene encoding uncharacterized protein LOC121110573 isoform X2: MRNIIDGSTHARHYRPQYACASLGTAIRMRGRIDGSTHARHSGWQYACATVWTAVRMREPRYGNGTRDRGNHSDAVPLIGHQGAADTAETTPCPGLSASLGTAGAFHLLSYFCWQRKGGEEGETTKKSKENFDMPSNPLLNA; encoded by the exons atgcgcaaCATTAtagacggtagtacgcatgcgcgacattatagaccgcagtacgcatgcgcgagccttGGGACGGCAATACGCATGCGCGGCCGtatagacggcagtacgcatgcgcgacattcTGGATGGCAGTACGCCTGCGCGACAGTgtggacggcagtacgcatgcgcgagccccGAtacggca ATGGCACCAGAGACCGTGGCAACCATTCCGACGCAGTTCCCCTCATTGGTCATCAGGGGGCAGCAGATACCGCCGAAACAACTCCTTGCCCAGGTTTGAGCGCATCGCTTGGGACTGCGGGCGCGTTTCAccttctctcttatttttgttggcagaggaaagggggggaagaaggggagacgacaaagaaaagcaaggaaaacttTGACATGccttccaaccccctgctaaatgCTTAG
- the ZC4H2 gene encoding zinc finger C4H2 domain-containing protein isoform X8 → MEKIKARLKAEFEALESEERHLKEYKQEMDLLLQEKMAHVEELRLIHADINVMENTIKQSENDLNKLLESTRRLHEEYKPLKEHVDALRMTLGLQRLPDLCEEEEKLSLDYFEKQKAEWQTEPQEPPIPESLAAAAAAAQQLQVARKQDTRQTATFRQQPPPMKACLSCHQQIHRNAPICPLCKAKSRSRNPKKPKRKQDE, encoded by the exons atggaaaaaataaaggcacGACTAAAAGCAGAGTTTGAAGCCCTGGAGTCCGAGGAGAGGCACCTGAAAGAATACAAACAAGAAATGGACCTGCTGCTACAAGAGAAGATGGCACATGTGGAGGAGCTGCGACTGATCCATGCTGATATTAATGTG aTGGAGAATACTATCAAGCAATCTGAGAATGATCTCAATAAACTCTTGGAATCTACTCGTCGTCTACATGAGGAGTACAAACCCTTAAAAGAGCATGTAGATGCTCTGCGAATGACATTGGGCTTGCAGAGGCTGCCAGATTTGtgtgaggaagaagagaaactgtCCCTTGA CtactttgaaaagcagaaagcagaatggCAGACAGAACCACAGGAGCCTCCCATCCCAGagtctctggctgcagctgcagcagctgcccaaCAGCTGCAAGTGGCTAGGAAGCAAGATACCAGACAGACAGCAACGTTCAGACAACAGCCACCTCCAATGAAG GCCTGTTTATCCTGTCACCAACAAATTCATCGGAATGCACCAATATGTCCActctgcaaagcaaaaagcCGATCTCGGAATCCCAAAAAGCCCAAAAGGAAACAGGACGAATGA
- the LOC121110573 gene encoding uncharacterized protein LOC121110573 isoform X1, with translation MRSRRDGSTHARHYRRHCAFAGFKTAVRMREPGDMAPETVATIPTQFPSLVIRGQQIPPKQLLAQPASELMKKHGINWTDARSEGKGALKQLTEQSKQPCKSAKKHHSNSFRTWPPPLTFHLAHPRLVNILWIGFDIEPFLVSSSIHNQCQDLPCSHIASFQLLRNCSDNTM, from the exons ATGCGCAGCCgtcgagacggcagtacgcatgcgcggcaTTATAGACGGCACTGCGCATTCGCGGGCTTCAAGACGGCAGTACGGATGCGTGAGCCCGGAGAC ATGGCACCAGAGACCGTGGCAACCATTCCGACGCAGTTCCCCTCATTGGTCATCAGGGGGCAGCAGATACCGCCGAAACAACTCCTTGCCCAG CCAGCATCTGAGTTGATGAAAAAACATGGTATCAATTGGACAGATGCACGCAGCGAAGGCAAGGGTGCCTTGAAACAATTAACAGAGCAATCAAAACAGCCGTGCAAGTCTGCTAAGAAACATCACAGTAACAGCTTCCGTACCTGGCCTCCCCCTCTTACATTCCATCTGGCTCACCCAAGGCTTGTAAATATCCTCTGGATTGGTTTCGATATTGAGCCATTTCTTGTCAGTTCTTCCATTCACAACCAGTGCCAGGATCTGCCATGTAGTCACATTGCCTCTTTTCAGCTCTTGAGGAATTGCAGTGATAATACCATGTGA